The following proteins are co-located in the Haloplanus sp. HW8-1 genome:
- a CDS encoding PAS domain S-box protein, with product MSEANVLIETGEGVEVLLVDDESDFADLAATFLERADDQFTVETASSADAGLARIDDRRPDCIVSDYNMPGMNGFEFLEAIRERYPDLPFILFTGKGSEAIASDAISAGVTDYLQKSPGTEQYELLANRIRNAVRTRCEAQRADRQQQLMRLTEFAGDTGGWELDRGSDRILLTAATRRAIGRPDQAEIPLEEAIALFHPDDREDVRQTLSKAFEAGEKLERRWRLQPSDRDERLIDMTITPVVESGGRVTKLRGAGHDITDREERRQELETYETIIEALTDAVYVLDEEGRFTYVNDEFVELVGYDRETILESTPSLIKDADAIERGENHLRRLLSSDGPETIPFEVTLQPREGDPIVCKDLMGVLPYEGDQFRGSVGTLRDVTSAKEREQRLEQQNDLFKKAQDVADVGAWSYDVQTGEAFLTDKAYEIHGLSPDEELNPATSLGFYHPDDRPAIRDAFDRAVETGESYDLELRLIDTADDLRWVRTRGDAELEDGNVVCVRGTLQDITERKRRERALEEQTEELDTLTTELEEQYRYLFEEAPLMAVVTRAEDGRPIIEDCNDLFVDTLDYERSELVGAELERFYTAESQRELLDEGGYERALGGEFVRENRGLVAADGETVETLFRAVPRKNTPEGSRGTLAFYIDISERKRLERERDRLEEFTSIVSHDLRNPLTVAEGYTELAREDCDSDHLARVDDAIDRSQALIDDLLTLAREGKKVTGSEPVELSDVAKRSWETVDTDQATLETDATHVIEADKSRLQQLLENFYRNAVEHGGDEVTVHVGDLDGGFYIADTGSGIPESDRDEIFEAGYSTADHGTGFGLRIVEQIAEAHGWDIRVVDGERCGARFEITGIVTAR from the coding sequence ATGAGTGAGGCGAACGTCCTGATCGAGACCGGAGAGGGGGTAGAGGTTCTCCTCGTCGATGACGAATCCGATTTCGCTGATCTCGCTGCGACGTTCCTCGAGCGAGCGGACGACCAGTTCACCGTCGAGACGGCGAGTAGCGCCGACGCCGGGTTGGCGAGGATCGACGATCGGCGGCCCGACTGTATCGTCTCGGACTACAATATGCCCGGCATGAACGGGTTCGAGTTCTTGGAAGCGATCCGAGAAAGGTACCCCGACCTTCCGTTCATCCTGTTTACTGGCAAGGGCAGCGAGGCCATCGCCAGCGACGCCATCTCGGCTGGCGTTACCGACTATCTCCAGAAGAGTCCCGGTACCGAACAGTACGAACTCCTGGCCAACCGGATCCGCAATGCCGTCCGAACGCGATGCGAGGCACAGCGGGCCGACAGACAGCAACAACTGATGCGGCTGACGGAGTTCGCCGGCGATACCGGTGGGTGGGAACTGGATAGAGGGAGTGACAGGATCCTGCTGACGGCTGCTACCCGGCGAGCAATCGGCCGTCCCGACCAAGCCGAGATTCCTCTGGAGGAAGCGATTGCACTATTCCACCCGGATGACCGCGAAGACGTCCGGCAGACGCTCTCCAAGGCCTTCGAAGCGGGCGAGAAACTGGAACGAAGGTGGCGACTGCAGCCAAGTGACCGCGACGAGCGTCTCATAGACATGACGATTACTCCGGTCGTCGAATCGGGGGGAAGGGTAACGAAGCTCCGTGGTGCTGGCCACGATATCACCGACCGCGAGGAGCGGCGACAGGAACTCGAAACGTACGAGACGATCATCGAGGCGCTGACCGATGCGGTGTACGTGCTCGACGAGGAGGGACGATTCACCTACGTCAACGACGAGTTCGTCGAGTTGGTTGGCTACGACCGGGAAACGATTCTCGAAAGCACGCCGTCGCTCATCAAGGACGCAGATGCCATCGAACGGGGCGAAAACCACCTGCGACGGTTGTTATCGAGTGATGGCCCGGAGACGATTCCTTTCGAGGTGACATTGCAACCGCGCGAGGGTGACCCAATCGTCTGTAAGGATCTCATGGGCGTTCTTCCCTACGAGGGCGACCAGTTCCGAGGATCGGTCGGCACGCTTCGGGACGTTACCTCGGCCAAAGAGCGCGAGCAACGGCTGGAACAACAAAACGACCTGTTCAAAAAGGCCCAAGATGTCGCCGATGTCGGCGCCTGGAGTTACGACGTACAGACCGGCGAGGCGTTTTTGACGGACAAAGCGTACGAGATTCACGGCCTTTCGCCGGACGAAGAACTGAATCCCGCGACGAGCCTCGGTTTCTACCACCCCGACGATCGACCGGCAATCCGCGACGCATTCGACCGAGCAGTAGAGACGGGCGAATCCTACGACCTCGAACTCCGACTGATCGACACAGCGGACGACCTCCGCTGGGTGCGCACCCGTGGCGATGCCGAACTCGAAGATGGCAACGTCGTTTGCGTTCGCGGCACCCTGCAAGATATTACCGAACGCAAACGACGGGAACGGGCGCTCGAAGAACAGACCGAGGAACTGGACACACTGACCACCGAACTCGAGGAACAGTACCGGTATCTGTTCGAGGAAGCACCGCTCATGGCGGTCGTTACGCGTGCCGAGGACGGGAGGCCGATCATCGAGGACTGTAACGACCTGTTCGTCGATACGCTGGACTACGAGAGGTCAGAACTCGTCGGAGCGGAACTCGAACGGTTCTACACCGCCGAGTCCCAGCGCGAACTGCTGGACGAAGGCGGCTACGAGCGTGCACTGGGTGGCGAGTTCGTCCGCGAGAACAGAGGCTTGGTGGCCGCTGACGGGGAGACAGTCGAGACACTCTTCCGGGCGGTTCCTCGGAAAAATACACCGGAGGGGTCGCGCGGGACGCTCGCGTTCTACATTGATATCAGTGAGCGTAAACGATTGGAACGGGAACGGGACCGTCTGGAGGAGTTCACGAGCATCGTCAGCCACGACCTCCGGAATCCGCTCACAGTGGCGGAGGGATACACCGAACTCGCACGAGAAGATTGCGATAGCGACCATCTGGCTCGGGTAGACGACGCAATCGACCGGAGCCAAGCACTCATCGACGACCTGCTGACACTGGCGCGTGAGGGGAAAAAAGTGACCGGAAGCGAACCGGTGGAACTTAGCGACGTGGCCAAGCGCAGTTGGGAAACCGTCGATACGGACCAGGCGACGCTGGAAACTGACGCGACACACGTCATCGAAGCCGACAAGAGTCGACTCCAGCAACTCCTTGAGAACTTCTATCGGAACGCGGTCGAACACGGGGGCGATGAGGTAACCGTTCACGTCGGTGACCTGGACGGTGGCTTCTACATCGCGGATACGGGGTCTGGGATTCCCGAGAGCGACCGGGACGAGATTTTCGAAGCCGGCTATTCGACCGCAGACCACGGAACCGGGTTTGGCCTGCGGATCGTAGAGCAGATAGCTGAGGCGCACGGTTGGGACATCCGCGTCGTCGACGGCGAGCGGTGTGGCGCACGCTTCGAGATTACCGGCATCGTGACCGCACGCTGA
- a CDS encoding ATPase domain-containing protein, translating to MSDDSGSTTTEEIELVASGIPELDGLLNGGLVRGRTYLVQGVSGTGKSLLGQHFLRAGLDRDETVVYIHGEESRHDILVNAARLGVDIQDAEFLDIGPGTDFFAEDKSYNLVEATEVESERFTQDIKQVIEDVDPTRILIDPITQLQYVERDEYQYRKRLQSLIRFLRDRQVTTVATRTLNRQSTPETTHDDFESLSDGVINLYLDEHERRVAVPKHRGLGQVDGTHGLEIREDGIEVYPQTIPEHDNRTFDLELIPTGHDALNDILGGGIERGTVSFISGPTGIGKSTTGAQILSGIVEQGGTALGYLFEESTDQFVHRSETLGLPISEMQAQGSMQLTETEPLVRSAEELSQHILDQADEHAPDAVFIDGLSGYKISLQGDDQRLVRRLHGLTRVLKNRGIAVIITDEADRLTGIPEATSTNTSYIADNIVFLSYVEVDGELDRAIGVVKKRLGDFDSRFHRFSIESDTGLVIEGPFDNVRGIMQGRSTHRVSDGRHQPTDHS from the coding sequence ATGTCCGACGATTCCGGCAGTACGACGACCGAGGAAATCGAGCTGGTAGCGTCGGGTATCCCCGAGTTGGACGGACTACTCAACGGCGGGTTGGTCCGGGGCCGGACGTATCTCGTCCAGGGCGTCTCGGGAACGGGAAAGTCACTGCTCGGCCAGCACTTCCTGCGGGCAGGACTCGATCGAGACGAGACAGTCGTCTACATTCACGGCGAAGAGTCCAGACACGATATTCTCGTTAACGCCGCACGGTTGGGGGTCGATATCCAGGATGCCGAGTTCCTCGACATCGGGCCCGGAACGGACTTTTTCGCCGAGGACAAGTCGTACAACTTGGTCGAGGCGACCGAGGTCGAATCCGAGCGGTTCACGCAGGATATCAAACAGGTGATCGAGGACGTCGACCCGACCCGGATTCTCATCGATCCGATCACACAGCTCCAGTACGTGGAACGGGACGAATACCAGTACCGGAAGCGGCTGCAATCGCTCATACGATTCCTCCGGGATCGGCAGGTGACGACAGTTGCAACGCGAACACTCAACAGGCAAAGTACTCCCGAGACCACGCACGACGATTTCGAATCGCTCAGTGACGGCGTCATCAACCTGTATCTCGACGAGCACGAACGCCGGGTCGCGGTTCCGAAACACCGTGGTCTCGGACAGGTAGACGGCACTCATGGGCTCGAAATCCGCGAAGACGGGATCGAAGTCTACCCACAAACCATCCCGGAACACGACAACCGAACGTTCGATCTGGAACTCATCCCAACCGGACACGATGCCCTCAACGATATCCTCGGTGGTGGGATCGAACGCGGAACCGTCTCGTTTATCAGCGGTCCGACCGGGATCGGCAAATCGACCACTGGCGCACAGATCCTCTCGGGTATCGTCGAACAGGGCGGTACGGCACTCGGATACCTGTTCGAAGAGTCTACCGACCAGTTCGTCCACCGCTCGGAAACTCTCGGACTCCCGATCTCGGAGATGCAAGCGCAGGGATCGATGCAGCTGACAGAAACCGAACCACTCGTGCGTTCGGCCGAGGAACTCAGTCAGCATATCCTTGACCAGGCCGACGAGCACGCACCGGATGCGGTGTTCATTGACGGGCTTTCGGGCTACAAGATCTCGCTTCAAGGCGACGACCAGCGACTCGTTCGCCGGCTGCACGGTCTCACCCGAGTACTCAAGAACCGCGGGATTGCAGTCATCATCACGGACGAGGCGGACCGGCTCACCGGCATCCCGGAAGCGACAAGTACGAACACCAGCTACATCGCCGATAACATCGTCTTTCTCTCGTACGTGGAAGTCGACGGCGAGCTGGACCGTGCGATCGGAGTCGTCAAAAAGCGACTCGGGGATTTCGACAGCCGGTTCCACCGGTTCTCCATCGAATCCGACACAGGACTCGTGATCGAAGGACCGTTCGATAACGTACGGGGGATCATGCAGGGACGTTCAACGCACCGTGTTTCAGACGGCCGCCACCAGCCAACCGATCACTCATGA